A window of the Lactuca sativa cultivar Salinas chromosome 7, Lsat_Salinas_v11, whole genome shotgun sequence genome harbors these coding sequences:
- the LOC111912001 gene encoding uncharacterized protein LOC111912001, whose amino-acid sequence MDRIEANPGLPVRALQEQLQSTYGVSISEEKAFRAKALTTKSVAGDYVKQFRRIYVCLGPLKKGFKAGLREFLGLDGAFMKGPFPGQILSAVGVDSNNGTYPLAYAVVEKDLDLYLNSNFTFISDRQKGLLPAIEQLFPNAEHRLCIRHIYQNMRKLFKTTEYKEYFWRCATATTIPEFEVVMVELRNYDIEAYQWLLKISPHHWARSHFSGRAISDMLLNKLCEVFNSKLVKGRDKPIISCLEFIREYLMKRVCNVMKVLNKCQGPLTPTGTRILEANTTLASKYHARWNGGQKYHVKGSWNDQHVVDMEKRECSCRKWELTGIPCKHAIASLNEMADNNEKVGELYTYVHKVYWLDTWKEMYSFKVEPIKGRAMWPKSDCPTTLVPPPHNKAIGRPKKKRRITAEERIEIQQRKRQANSQSQNDNETQSLSRKFLTVTCSKCKQKGHNARICKVKDGN is encoded by the exons ATGGATCGGATTGAAGCTAATCCTGGACTGCCTGTTCGTGCCCTACAAGAGCAACTCCAATCAACTTATGGAGTTAGTATTTCAGAAGAGAAAGCATTTAGGGCAAAAGCATTAACCACCAAAAGTGTTGCAGGGGATTACGTAAA GCAATTCAGAAGGATATACGTGTGTTTAGGTCCTTTGAAGAAAGGATTTAAGGCAGGTTTGAGAGAATTTTTAGGCTTAGATGGAGCCTTTATGAAGGGACCTTTCCCAGGTCAAATACTAAGTGCAGTTGGTGTTGATTCCAACAATGGAACCTACCCATTGGCATATGCTGTTGTTGAAA AAGATCTTGACTTGTATTTAAATTCCAACTTCACCTTTATCAGTGATAGACAGAAG GGTCTTCTACCAGCCATAGAACAATTGTTCCCTAATGCAGAACACAGGTTATGTATTAGACACATATACCAGAACATGAGGAAGTTATTTAAGACTACAGAGTACAAGGAGTATTTTTGGAGGTGTGCTACAGCCACCACCATACCAGAGTTTGAAGTTGTAATGGTAGAGCTAAGGAATTATGACATAGAAGCATATCAGTGGCTCTTGAAAATCTCTCCACATCATTGGGCTAGAAGTCATTTTTCAG GAAGGGCAATTTCAGACATGTTATTGAATAAACTTTGTGAAGTATTCAATAGCAAACTTGTTAAAGGGAGAGACAAACCCATTATCAGTTGTTTGGAGTTCATCAGAGAGTACCTTATGAAGAGAGTATGCAATGTGATGAAGGTGTTAAACAAGTGTCAAGGTCCATTAACTCCAACTGGTACTAGGATTTTGGAAGCAAACACAACACTAGCTAGTAAGTATCATGCACGATGGAATGGGGGACAAAAGTATCATGTTAAAGGTTCATGGAATGATCAACATGTAGTGGACATGGAGAAAAGGGAGTGTAGTTGTAGAAAGTGGGAGCTTACTGGAATTCCTTGCAAGCATGCAATTGCAAGCCTAAATGAAATGGCAGACAATAATGAAAAGGTGGGAGAACTATACACCTATGTGCATAAGGTGTATTGGCTTGATACATGGAAAGAGATGTACTCCTTCAAGGTGGAGCCTATCAAAGGTAGAGCCATGTGGCCTAAGAGTGACTGCCCAACAACTCTTGTGCCTCCACCACACAACAAAGCTATAGGCAGGCCAAAAAAGAAAAGAAGGATTACAGCAGAGGAAAGGATTGAAATCCAGCAACGTAAGAGGCAAGCAAACAGTCAAAGTCAAAATGATAATGAAACTCAATCACTAAGCAGGAAGTTTTTAACTGTGACATGTAGTAAGTGTAAGCAAAAGGGTCACAATGCCAGGATTTGCAAGGTCAAAGATGGGAATTGA